Genomic DNA from Streptomyces sp. NBC_01571:
CACGCCCGTCCCGAAGGCCAAGGACAACGGCACCAAGTACGAGGAGCACCCGATCTCCTCGGGTCCGTACAAGGTCGTCAAGAACGAGAACGACGGCGAGCGGCTGATCCTGGAACGCAACACGCACTGGTCCGCGTCGACCGACGCCGAGCGCAAGGCCTACCCCGACAAGATCGACGTACGGTCCGGTCTGGACTCGTCCGTGATCAACCAGCGGCTGTCCTCCTCCCAGGGCGCGGACGCCGCCGCCGTCACCACCGACACCAACCTCGGCCCGGCCGAGCTCGCCAAGGTCACCGGTGACAAGGAACTCGCCTCGCGCGTCGGCACCGGGCACTTCGGCTACACCAACTACATCGCCTTCAACCCGAAGGTGAAGCCGTTCGACGACCCGAAGGTGCGGCAGGCGATCTCGTACGCCATCGACCGCACATCGGTGATCAACGCGGCCGGCGGCTCCTCCCTCGCCGAGGCGGCGACCACCTACCTGCCGAACCAGAAGTCCTTCGGCTACACGCCCTACGACCACTTCCCGGCGGGCGCGTCCGGCAACCCGGCCAAGGCCAAGGAACTCCTGAAGGAGGCAGGCCACCAGAACGGCCTCACCGTCACCCTCACGCACTCCAACGACAAGGACTTCGAGACCAGCCCGGAGATCGCCACCGCCATCCAGGACGCCCTGAAGAAGGCCGGAATCACCGTCAAACTCCAGGGCCTGGAGTCCAACGACTACAAGGACAAGATCCACGGCGCCAAGACCGAGCCCGGCTTCTTCCTCGCCCACTGGGGTGCCGACTGGCCCTCCGGCGGTCCCTTCCTCGCCCCGATCTTCGACGGCCGCCAGATCGTCAAGGACGGCGCCAACTTCAACACCGGCTTCCTCGACGACAAGGCCGTCAACGCCGAGATCGACGCCATCAACAAGCTGACCGACCTCGACCAGGCCGCACAGCGCTGGGGCGCACTCGACAAGAAGATCGGCGAGCAGGCCCTGACCGTGCCGCTGTTCCACCCGGTGTACAAGCGCCTCTACGGCAAGGACGTCAAGAACATCGTGATCAGCGACTGGACCGGCGTGCTGGACATCTCCCAGGTCGCGGTGAAGTAGCGCCGTGAGCGAGGCAATCGTCGCCTCCCAGGCCCCCGGGACGGACATGTCCGTCCCGGGGGCCTCCGGGGCCCGTCAGTTCTGGCGGCGGCTGCGCACGCAGCGCGCCGCCCTCGTCGCGGCGGCCGTCGTCGCGCTGCTCGTCCTGGTCGCACTCGCCGCACCGCTGCTCACCGCGGTCGAGGGCCAGGACCCGACCACCTACCACCCCTCGCTCGTCGACTCCGCGCGCGGCGGCGTACCCCTCGGGTCGCTCGGCGGTGTCAGCGGCGACCACTGGCTCGGCGTCGAACCGCAGACGGGCCGCGATCTCTTCGCCCGCCTCGTCTACGGCGCCCGGGTCTCCCTCGGTGTCGCGTTCGCGGCCACCCTCGTGCAGGTCCTCATCGGCGTCGTCGTCGGTGTCGCGGCCGGCCTCGGCAACCGATGGGTCGACCAACTGCTGAGCCGCGTCACCGACATCATCATCGCGATGCCCCTCATGATCATGTCCCTCGCACTGCTCGCGATCGTGCCCAGCAGCTTCCCGCGCCCCGTCCTGGTCGCCCTCATCATCGGCCTGGTGGCCTGGGGGTCGACCGCGAAGATCGTGCGCGCCCACACGCTGACCCTCAAGGAGCTCGACCACGTGGCGGCGGCCCGGCTCAGCGGCTGGGGCCCCTGGCGCGTCGCCCGCCGCGAACTCCTGCCCGCGCTGGCCGCGCCCGTCATCACGTACGCCGCCCTCCTAGTCCCCCTGAACATCACCGTCGAGGCGGCGCTCAGCTTCCTCGGCGTCGGCGTGAAGCCGCCGACCCCCTCGTGGGGCCAGATGCTGACCGCGGCCGACGTCTGGTACCAGGCGGCACCGCAGTACCTGCTGTTCCCGGCGGGCTCGCTGTTCCTCACCGTGCTCTCGCTGACCGTCCTCGGCGACGGGGTGCGCACGGCCCTCGACCCGCGCGCGGCCTCGCGGCTGCGCATCGGCACGGGACGCAAGCGGGAGGCCAGGGCATGAGCGGCCTGCCCGGGGCCGGCGGATTCACCGGATTCGCCGTACGGCGTCTGGTCGGCGCCGTCGTCACCCTGCTCGCGATCTCCGTGATCATCTACCTCGTCTTCTACGTCGCACCCGGCGACGTCGCCCAGATCACCTGCGGCCCGCGCTGCTCGCCCGCCCAGGTGCACCAGGTCTCCGAGCAGTTGAAGCTCGGCGATCCCCTGTACCTGCGCTACTGGCACTTCCTGCAGGGCATCGTCGTCGGACACGACTACTCGACGGGCACCTCCGTACAGCACTGCGGCGCGCCCTGCCTCGGCCTCTCGTACCAGAGCGACCAGCAGGTCACCCACCTGATCTGGACGAAGCTGCCCGTCACCCTCTCGCTCGTGCTCGGTGCGATGGTGCTGTGGCTGGTCCTCGGCGTCGGCACCGGCGTGCTCTCCGCGTGGCGGCGCGGCCGGATCACCGAGCGCGTGCTGACCGGCATCACGCTCGCCGGCACCGCCACACCCGTCTTCGTCATCGGCCTGGTGCTGATGATCGTCGTCTGCGGACAACTGCAGTGGCTGCCCTTCCCGCAGTACGTGCCCTTCACCGAGGACCCCGAGCAGTGGGCGTGGAACCTGCTGCTCCCCTGGCTGGCGTTCGCGCTGATCGAGGCCGCCAAGTACGCCCGGCTGACCCGGGCCTCGATGCTGGAGACCCTCGCCGAGGACCATGTCCGCACCTTCCGCGCCTACGGCGTGGGGGAGCGCTCGATCATCGGCAGGCACGCCCTGCGCGGTGCGATCGCGCCGGTCATCGCGCTGAATGCCAATGACGTCGGCTCGGCGATCGGCGGCGCCGTGCTCACCGAGACGATGTTCGGACTGCCCGGCCTCGGACGTGAACTCGTGCACGCGGTGCAGGTCGTCGACCTGCCGGTGGTCGTCGGGATGGTCCTGGTCACCGGCTTCTTCGTGGTCTTGGCCAACGCCGTCGCGGACGTCCTGTACGCGGTGGCCGACCGACGGGTGGTGCTGTCGTGAGTCTCGTGAGAACAGACGAATCCTTGGCCGGCGGCCCTGAAGACACCGACGGCACTCTCGTGGACGTCCGCGACCTCGTCGTCGGGTTCGGGTACCTGCGTGCCGTCGACGGGCTCTCCTTCACCCTCAGGAAGGGCGCCGCGCTCGGACTGGTCGGCGAGTCCGGCTCCGGGAAGTCCACCGTGGCCTCCGCGCTGCTGGCGCTGCACCGGGGCACCGGCGCGCGCGTCGGCGGCGCGGTGCGGGTGGCGGGAGTCGACGTACAGGCCGCCTCCGACGACGAACTGCGGCGGCTGCGGGGCGGGAAGGCCGCGATGGTCTTCCAGGATCCGCTGTCGTCACTCGACCCGTACTACGCGGTCGGCGACCAGATCGCCGAGGTGTACCGGGTCCATGTGAAGGCGTCCCGGCGCGCCGCACGCGCGCGTGCCGTCGAGGTGCTCGACCGCGTCGGCATCGCGGACGCCGCCCGCCGCGCCCGCTCGCGCCCGCACGAGTTCAGCGGCGGCATGCGGCAGCGCGCGCTGATCGCGATGGCGCTGGCCTGCGCGCCCGACCTGCTGATCGCCGACGAGCCGACCACGGCCCTCGACGTGACCGTCCAGGCCCAGATCCTCGACCTGCTGCACACCCTGCGGGAGGAGACCGGGATGGGGCTGCTGCTGGTCACGCACGATGTGGGCGTGGCCGCCGAGAGTGTCGACGACGTGCTGGTCATGCGGCACGGGAAGGCGGTCGAACACGGGCCGGTCGCGGCGGTCCTCGGGGCGCCGCGGGAGGCGTACACACGCGAACTGCTGGGCGCGGTCCCACGCGTGGACGCGCCACGGGTCCGGCCCGGGACCGGGTCGGCTCCTGCCGGGGCGGGCGGGGGCGGCGGGGCGGATGGGCGCGAGGCGTCGGTCGGTGTCGGGTCGGACGCTGGTGTGTCGGACGGTGGCGTGTCGGTCGGCGGCGCGTCGGACGGCGGTGTGTTGTTCGGCGGCGCGTCGGACGGCGGTGTGTTGTTCGGCGGCGCGTCGGACGACGGTGTGTTGGACGGCGGTGTGTCGGACGGTGTCGTGTCGGTCGGCGTTGCGTCGGACGACGGCGTGTCGGTCGGCGATCCGTCCGGTGGTGCGTCCGGTGACGGGGCGGTCGGTGAGATCGTTCTCGAAGCGGTCGGTCTGCGGCGCGAATTCGGACGCGGCAAGCGCCGGTTCACCGCGGTGGACGGCGTGTCGCTCGCGGTCCGGCGCGGGGAGACGCTCGGCGTCGTCGGCGAGAGCGGCAGCGGCAAGACCACGCTGGGGCGGATGCTGGTCGGGCTGCTGGAGCCGACCGCCGGGTCGGTCCGGTACGAGGGCCGGGCACAGTCCGGCGTCCGTCCCACCGTCCAGATGGTCTTCCAGGACCCCGTCTCCTCCCTCAACCCCCGGCGCAGTGTGGGCGAGTCGATCGCAGACCCGCTCCGGGCCCGCGGCGAACGGGACGAGACCCGCATCAAGGGGCGCGTACGGGAGCTGCTGGAGCGCGTAGGGCTCGAAGCGGCGCACTACGACCGCTACCCGCACGAGTTCAGCGGCGGACAGCGCCAGCGCGTCGGCATCGCGCGGGCGCTCGCCGCCGACCCGCACGTCATCGTCTGTGACGAACCGGTCTCCGCGCTCGACGTCACGACACAGGCCCAGGTGGTCGCCCTGCTCGCCGAACTGCAGCGCGAACTCGGTCTCGCGCTCGTCTTCGTGGCGCACGACCTGGCGGTCGTGCGCCAGGTCAGCGACCGGGTCGCGGTGATGCGGCACGGCCGGATCGTCGAACACGGCCCCGCCGACGAGGTGTACGAATCCCCGCAGGACCCGTACACGAAGCAGCTGCTGGCCGCCGTACCCGCACTCGATCCGGAGGTCGCGGCCGAGCGGCGCAGGGCCCGCGGACGGCTGGCCACAGTGTGACGAGGCGTCACCGCGTGATGCCCTAGCGCGACAGAACGCGACCTGCGCGGGAAAGTTACGCCCGTTCACCCCTTTTGGTGGCGCGATGGACAACCGTCCGTCGCGCCACCGCCATGTCCGCATACGTTCTTCCCGCTGCGAGCCGCCGGGTCAACGGCGGCTCCCCATATGGGAGATCGGGGGTGCACTCGTGCGCATCGGACTGCTTACGGAGGGTGGCTATCCGTATGTGAGCGGTGACGCCAAGCTCTGGTGCGACCGGCTCGTGCGCGGGCTCGGGCAGCACGAGTTCGACATCTACGCGCTCAGTCGCAGCCGACGGCAGGAGGACGAGGGCTGGGTCCAACTGCCGCCGCAGGTCGGCCGCGTACGAACGGCTCCGCTGTGGACGGCCGAGGACGACGGGGCGGTGCACGGGCGCAGAGTCCACGGACGCCGGGCGCGACGGCGGTACGCCGAGTGCTTCGGGGAGCTGGCGGCGGCCGTGTGCGCGGGCCCGGGAAGCCTGGACAGCCCCGAGAATTCCGGCGCTTCCGGTGGAGCGGGGGTGGCCGGTGGCGCGGGGGAGGCCGGTGGCCCCGGTGCCTCGGGAGGACCGGGCGTCACGGGTGGACCGGGCTTCGTGGGCGCTCCGGGGGTTCTCGCCGGCTCGGGGGATTCCTTCGGCCTTGAGGCGGACCGTTTCGCCACTGCGCTGTACGGCCTCGCGGAACTCGCTCGGGACGAGGGTGGCCTGGCCGGAGCGCTGCGCTCCGAGGGCGCCGTGCGCGCATGGGAACGCGCCTGCCGCGCGCCGGGCGCACTGCGCGCCGCGCGCACCGCTCGCGTGCCCGACCTGCTCTCCGTCGCCGCCCACGTCGAGCGGTCGCTGCGCCCCCTCTCACTGGACTGGTACACGGACGACGGGCTCGGCGCGGTCGACCTCTGCCACGCGGCCGCCGGGGGCTCGGCGGCCCTGCCCGGCCTGCTCGCCCGGCACTTCGCCTCGGTCCCGCTGCTCGTCACGGAGTACGGGGTGCCGTTGCGCGCGCACTATCTGGCCTCCGCCGCCACCGAGGAGGCGCCCGCCGTACGGGCGTTGCTCGCCTCCTTCCACGGCAGGCTGGCCACCGAGGTCTACCGCCGGGCCGCGCTCATCACGCCCGGCAACACCCACGCCCGCCGCTGGCAGGAGCGCTGTGGCGCCGACCGCGCCAAACTGCGCACCGTCTACCCCGGCATGGAGGCGTCCCGTTTCGCGGAGGTGGGGGAGAACGCCGAGGGCGCCGGCTGCGCGGACCCGGACACGCTGGTCTGGGTCGGCCGCGTCGAACCGTCGAAGGACCTGGTGTCCCTGCTGCACTCCTTCGCCGAGATCCGCAAGGAGGAACCGAAGACCCGGCTGCGGATCTTCGGGGCGCCCGCCGACGGGCCGGACGGCGCGCTCTACCTCGCTCACTGCAAGGCGCTGGCCGCCCACCTCTTCCCCGACGAGGCCGAGGGCGCGCACGCGGTCGGCGACAACCCGGTGTCCTTCGAGGAGATCGGCGGTCCGGAAGCCCCGGGGCTCGCGGAGGCGTACGCGTCCGGTGCCCTGGTCGTCCTGTCCAGCGTCGTCGAGGGCTTCCCGATCAGCCTCGTCGAGGCCATGTTCTGCGGCCGCGCCACGGTGTCCACCGACGTCGGCGCCGTCGTCGAGGTCATCGGCGGTACGGGACTGGTGGTGCCGCCACGCAATCCGCGGGCGCTCGCCGAGGCGTGCGTGGCGCTGCTGCGCGACCCCGAGCGGCGCGCCCGCCTCGGCGCCGCGGCACGCGCGCGTGCCCTCGAACTGTTCACCATCGAGCAGAACGTCGAGGCATTTCACGGCATTTACCTGGAGATCGTCTCGCACTCCCCGATCCGGCGGGTCGTCGTGGACGCCACGGGCGAACCACTGCCCTTCGGCGTACCCGCCGAGGCCCACGTTCCCGGCCGCTGGACCGAGGCCCGCGTCGTCGCCGCAGGACGGCCGCGCTGGGCGGCGGGGGCCCCGGTACGCGCGACGGTTCCGCTGACCGCCGGGGAGGGCGCGTGATGAGCGATCCGGGCCGCACCGAAGGACTACTCGGCGAACTGGACCGGCCCCCGACACCGGAGAGTTCCGGGGCCTGGGACAAGCAGTCGGTGGAGTGGCTCGTGGAGGGCGAGGAGTCCGTGGGGGACGAGGAGCCCGTGGCGGACGAGGAGGTGGACTCGCGGCCGTGGAAGGCCGTTCCGAACGGCGGGAGTCCGACGGGGACCCCAGCCGCGACCGCACCCGGGGATGTGCCGTTGCGCGCATCCGTACCGGCAGCTGGACCGGCATCCGTACCGGTAGCCGAATCGGTGGCCGTACCGGCAGTCCCACCGGCACCCGCGGACGGCTCCGCGCTCACAGCCGCGCTCTCACCCGTGCCCACATCCGCGCTTACATCCGTACCCACAGCCGGTCGCGCATGCGGTCCCGCATCGGGTCCTGTGGCTCGCGACACCGGGGTCGGGGCTGAGGCAGGGGCAGTGGCGGGGGCTCGGGGCGTGCGCACGAGCGCGGTGCCCGACGCCTCGAACGACGCGGGCGGGCTCCCCGGACAGTCCCGCAGACCCCTCGGCCGCCGGAACGCCGTGGACCCGGTGAAGGCCCTGATGCACCGGCACCGCGAGCTCTGCGAACGAGCCGTCGACCCGCTGGAGATCGCGGCGGGCCTGGAGGCACACGGACTGACCGACCGGACGGCCACCCGCTTCCGCCACCGTGACGTGTTCTCCCTCGCCGAGGAGATGTACGCACGCCGGGCGCGCGACGTGGAACCGGCCCCGCAACCCGCCCCCGCGGAACGCTCCCGCGCACGCGCCGGCTGGGCCGTGCTCGCCGTACTGCCCGGCGTCCTCTGCACGGCGACCCTGACCGGACTGCGGTTCACCGAAGGACGGGCCCATCTCGCCGTCGCCGCGGCCGGCATCCTCGCCGTGGCCCTCGGCCTGCGCGCCGCCCTGCGCCACGGCCCCCTCAGCACCGCCCACCGCTCGACGAACGGGACCCGGGCGTGGACCTGTTGGCTGATCGCGTACGCCCTGTTCGGCGACGGACTGCTGAGCGGCGCCCTCTCCGGCGGACCCGACGACCCCTGGCCGGCCGCCACGGCGCCCGTACTCGCCCTCACACTGTCCTGCGCCCCCGCGGCCTGGTGCGCCCACCTCTTCATGGCGCGCGCCCGCCGCGGACTGGCCGCCAGCCGGGGCCTGGAGGAGTTCGCGGTCTCGGTGAGACCCGTGCTCCTTAGTGTGTTCGCCCTGTTCCTGGGCGCCCTCGGTGCTCTGCTCGCGCTGTGCGGGGCGGCCCTGGACGAGCCCCCCGCCTACGCCGGAGCGATCGCCCTCGGCGCGCTGCTGCTCCTCGCACGCCTGCTCGCGACGCGCGGCTTCACCCACGCCCCCGCCGTCGTGCTCGGCGCCGCCGGCGCGGCCGAGGCGACCGCGACGGCCACGGTCTTCGCCGGCCGCCTGCCCGGCTGTTCGTTCCTGGGCACGCCCGCCGAGACCGTCGCCTACGCCTGGGGACCCGGCGCCGTCCCGGCCCTGGTGTGCGGCGCGGGCGCACTCGTCCTCCTGATCCACGCGACCCGCACCCTGACCCGGGCCTCGGCCCACGCCGCACCCGACGAGACGCCATGAGCAGCGCCCCCGCCCCCGACCCGGGCCGCGCCCACGGCGGCGCACAGCACGCCGCGCCGCCCGCCCCGCGTCACGAACCGCGCACCGCGACCCGGCCCGCGGTCCCCGCCACCCTCGTGAGCCGCCGCAAGCGACGCCCGAGGGTCCAGCCCCTCTGCAGGGCCCACCTCTCCCGCGGGGCCGACACCGCGGGCCTCCCTTCCGACCCACGGCACCACCCTGAAGGAGAACGCCAGATGATCACCTCCCGAACCGGAGAATCCGCCCCGGGAGCCGCCCGATGAGGGTCCTGCTGATCGGAGCCAACGGATACCTCGGCCGTTTCGTCGCCGACAGACTGCTCGCC
This window encodes:
- a CDS encoding ABC transporter substrate-binding protein, whose product is MRQPSVNRARVATVSLALVVAAGAAACGPEDNDAKGAGGDSELRKGGTLTVLNANPQEDFDPARLYTSGGGNVPSLVFRTLTTRNRENGADGAKVVPDLATDTGRPNKDATVWTYTLKKGLTYEDGTPITSADIKYGIERSFAAELSGGAPYLRDWLIGGADYQGPYKDKKGLDSIETPDDLTIVFHLDKPEGEFPYLATQTQFTPVPKAKDNGTKYEEHPISSGPYKVVKNENDGERLILERNTHWSASTDAERKAYPDKIDVRSGLDSSVINQRLSSSQGADAAAVTTDTNLGPAELAKVTGDKELASRVGTGHFGYTNYIAFNPKVKPFDDPKVRQAISYAIDRTSVINAAGGSSLAEAATTYLPNQKSFGYTPYDHFPAGASGNPAKAKELLKEAGHQNGLTVTLTHSNDKDFETSPEIATAIQDALKKAGITVKLQGLESNDYKDKIHGAKTEPGFFLAHWGADWPSGGPFLAPIFDGRQIVKDGANFNTGFLDDKAVNAEIDAINKLTDLDQAAQRWGALDKKIGEQALTVPLFHPVYKRLYGKDVKNIVISDWTGVLDISQVAVK
- a CDS encoding ABC transporter permease, which gives rise to MSEAIVASQAPGTDMSVPGASGARQFWRRLRTQRAALVAAAVVALLVLVALAAPLLTAVEGQDPTTYHPSLVDSARGGVPLGSLGGVSGDHWLGVEPQTGRDLFARLVYGARVSLGVAFAATLVQVLIGVVVGVAAGLGNRWVDQLLSRVTDIIIAMPLMIMSLALLAIVPSSFPRPVLVALIIGLVAWGSTAKIVRAHTLTLKELDHVAAARLSGWGPWRVARRELLPALAAPVITYAALLVPLNITVEAALSFLGVGVKPPTPSWGQMLTAADVWYQAAPQYLLFPAGSLFLTVLSLTVLGDGVRTALDPRAASRLRIGTGRKREARA
- a CDS encoding ABC transporter permease; protein product: MSGLPGAGGFTGFAVRRLVGAVVTLLAISVIIYLVFYVAPGDVAQITCGPRCSPAQVHQVSEQLKLGDPLYLRYWHFLQGIVVGHDYSTGTSVQHCGAPCLGLSYQSDQQVTHLIWTKLPVTLSLVLGAMVLWLVLGVGTGVLSAWRRGRITERVLTGITLAGTATPVFVIGLVLMIVVCGQLQWLPFPQYVPFTEDPEQWAWNLLLPWLAFALIEAAKYARLTRASMLETLAEDHVRTFRAYGVGERSIIGRHALRGAIAPVIALNANDVGSAIGGAVLTETMFGLPGLGRELVHAVQVVDLPVVVGMVLVTGFFVVLANAVADVLYAVADRRVVLS
- a CDS encoding ABC transporter ATP-binding protein; the encoded protein is MDVRDLVVGFGYLRAVDGLSFTLRKGAALGLVGESGSGKSTVASALLALHRGTGARVGGAVRVAGVDVQAASDDELRRLRGGKAAMVFQDPLSSLDPYYAVGDQIAEVYRVHVKASRRAARARAVEVLDRVGIADAARRARSRPHEFSGGMRQRALIAMALACAPDLLIADEPTTALDVTVQAQILDLLHTLREETGMGLLLVTHDVGVAAESVDDVLVMRHGKAVEHGPVAAVLGAPREAYTRELLGAVPRVDAPRVRPGTGSAPAGAGGGGGADGREASVGVGSDAGVSDGGVSVGGASDGGVLFGGASDGGVLFGGASDDGVLDGGVSDGVVSVGVASDDGVSVGDPSGGASGDGAVGEIVLEAVGLRREFGRGKRRFTAVDGVSLAVRRGETLGVVGESGSGKTTLGRMLVGLLEPTAGSVRYEGRAQSGVRPTVQMVFQDPVSSLNPRRSVGESIADPLRARGERDETRIKGRVRELLERVGLEAAHYDRYPHEFSGGQRQRVGIARALAADPHVIVCDEPVSALDVTTQAQVVALLAELQRELGLALVFVAHDLAVVRQVSDRVAVMRHGRIVEHGPADEVYESPQDPYTKQLLAAVPALDPEVAAERRRARGRLATV
- a CDS encoding DUF3492 domain-containing protein yields the protein MRIGLLTEGGYPYVSGDAKLWCDRLVRGLGQHEFDIYALSRSRRQEDEGWVQLPPQVGRVRTAPLWTAEDDGAVHGRRVHGRRARRRYAECFGELAAAVCAGPGSLDSPENSGASGGAGVAGGAGEAGGPGASGGPGVTGGPGFVGAPGVLAGSGDSFGLEADRFATALYGLAELARDEGGLAGALRSEGAVRAWERACRAPGALRAARTARVPDLLSVAAHVERSLRPLSLDWYTDDGLGAVDLCHAAAGGSAALPGLLARHFASVPLLVTEYGVPLRAHYLASAATEEAPAVRALLASFHGRLATEVYRRAALITPGNTHARRWQERCGADRAKLRTVYPGMEASRFAEVGENAEGAGCADPDTLVWVGRVEPSKDLVSLLHSFAEIRKEEPKTRLRIFGAPADGPDGALYLAHCKALAAHLFPDEAEGAHAVGDNPVSFEEIGGPEAPGLAEAYASGALVVLSSVVEGFPISLVEAMFCGRATVSTDVGAVVEVIGGTGLVVPPRNPRALAEACVALLRDPERRARLGAAARARALELFTIEQNVEAFHGIYLEIVSHSPIRRVVVDATGEPLPFGVPAEAHVPGRWTEARVVAAGRPRWAAGAPVRATVPLTAGEGA